A window of the Trichoderma asperellum chromosome 6, complete sequence genome harbors these coding sequences:
- a CDS encoding uncharacterized protein (EggNog:ENOG41), whose translation MDFAPEAYNEAESSSWLICHTCGTQFPTADRAVVKTCHVCDDPRQYVPPSGQSFTTMAELRDSNHHNDFKPYEHDERIISIHTCPKFAIGQRAMLIRTPEGNVLWDCVSYIDAETIDKVNKLGGIKAIVVSHPHFYSSHIQWARAFQCPVYISSEDLRWTTTPSAHRRALTETETEIIPGVKAIKLGGHFPGSSVLLFDGRLFIADTLMTTAAGLGKWDIDALGAKREKPPGLTSFSFLWSIPNYIPLSADVIHKMWVILKNYNFRATHSIFEGIDIEDEAVKAKVLESMKFQTRAMGYTAHPLLNETL comes from the coding sequence ATGGATTTCGCGCCCGAGGCCTACAACGAGGCCGAGTCCTCCTCGTGGCTCATCTGCCATACCTGCGGCACGCAGTTTCCAACCGCGGACCGCGCCGTCGTCAAGACGTGCCATGTCTGTGACGATCCTCGCCAATATGTCCCCCCCTCGGGCCAATCCTTCACGACCATGGCCGAGCTCCGTGATTCGAATCATCACAATGACTTCAAGCCCTATGAGCACGACGAGCGCATCATTTCAATCCACACGTGCCCAAAGTTCGCCATCGGCCAGCGCGCCATGTTGATTCGCACACCCGAGGGGAATGTTCTATGGGACTGCGTCTCGTACATAGACGCCGAGACGATAGACAAGGTGAACAAGCTGGGAGGCATTAAAGCCATCGTCGTCAGCCATCCTCATTTCTATAGCTCGCACATTCAATGGGCGAGAGCGTTTCAGTGCCCAGTGTATATTTCATCTGAAGACTTGCGCTGGACAACCACGCCGTCAGCACATCGCAGGGCTCTCACGGAAACGGAGACAGAAATCATACCTGGCGTCAAGGCCATTAAGCTGGGCGGACATTTCCCGGGCTCCTCAGTGCTGCTGTTTGATGGACGGCTGTTCATTGCAGATACGCTCATGACAACTGCGGCAGGCTTAGGAAAGTGGGATATAGACGCCTTGGGAGCCAAACGAGAGAAGCCTCCTGGGTTGACTTCGTTTTCGTTCTTGTGGAGCATCCCGAATTACATCCCGCTGAGTGCAGATGTGATACACAAGATGTGGGTGATTCTCAAGAACTACAACTTTAGAGCAACGCATAGCATTTTTGAGGGCATCGACATTGAGGATGAAGCGGTGAAAGCGAAAGTGCTGGAGAGCATGAAGTTCCAGACTAGGGCAATGGGCTACACGGCGCATCCACTTTTGAATGAGACGCTGTGA